From a region of the Aeoliella mucimassa genome:
- a CDS encoding M16 family metallopeptidase: MEFRSHRLENGLEIVAECNPEALSMGLGFFVRTGSRDETSELAGISHFLEHMVFKGTPRRSADDVNREFDEIGAHYNAFTSEESTVYYASVLPECQSAALDILADIMRPSLRESDFEMEKKVIVEEIQMYLDQPPYGMDDRIKQLCFGDHPIANSVIGSEQSVTALTPEQMLLYHRDRYSADNLFIAAAGKVDFDALVAQVEELCGAWESSGAERVVPPARLHPLSECKVNSTCTQEYVLQLRNGPAAGDHDRFAAKLLTTVIGDDSGSRMYWDLVDPGLVESASLGHYEYQGVGMFYTWLACEPEDTADNLARLQAIYEKVEREGLEAEELQQAKNKVKARVVLGNERPRSRLFSVGGNWLQRREYRSITDDLQAVDAVTLDDLLAVLAKYPLSQHSTAAVGPLSSIAGL; this comes from the coding sequence ATGGAGTTTCGTAGTCACCGACTTGAGAATGGCCTGGAGATCGTGGCCGAGTGCAATCCCGAAGCCCTCTCGATGGGGCTGGGGTTCTTTGTGCGCACAGGATCGCGCGACGAAACCAGCGAGCTGGCTGGCATCAGCCACTTTCTCGAGCACATGGTCTTCAAAGGCACTCCGCGACGCAGTGCCGACGATGTGAATCGCGAGTTCGACGAAATCGGCGCCCACTACAACGCGTTCACCAGCGAAGAGAGCACGGTTTATTACGCCTCGGTGCTGCCCGAGTGCCAGTCGGCTGCGCTCGACATTCTGGCCGACATCATGCGGCCAAGTCTTCGCGAGAGCGACTTCGAGATGGAAAAGAAGGTGATTGTCGAGGAGATTCAAATGTATCTCGACCAACCACCCTACGGCATGGACGATCGCATCAAACAACTCTGCTTCGGTGATCATCCGATTGCCAATAGCGTGATCGGTAGCGAGCAAAGTGTCACCGCACTGACCCCCGAGCAGATGCTGCTTTACCATCGCGATCGCTACTCTGCCGACAATCTGTTTATCGCCGCGGCAGGCAAAGTCGACTTCGACGCACTGGTTGCACAGGTCGAAGAGCTTTGCGGTGCCTGGGAATCAAGCGGCGCCGAGCGAGTGGTGCCGCCCGCGCGGTTGCACCCGCTTAGCGAGTGCAAAGTGAACTCCACCTGCACGCAAGAGTACGTACTACAACTGAGAAACGGTCCCGCGGCAGGTGACCACGATCGCTTTGCTGCCAAGTTGCTGACAACCGTCATCGGAGATGATTCCGGCAGTCGCATGTACTGGGATCTGGTCGATCCCGGCCTGGTCGAGAGCGCTAGCCTGGGACATTACGAGTACCAGGGCGTTGGCATGTTCTACACTTGGTTGGCCTGCGAACCCGAAGACACGGCCGACAACCTGGCGCGTCTGCAAGCGATTTACGAGAAGGTTGAACGCGAAGGGCTGGAAGCAGAAGAACTGCAGCAAGCCAAGAACAAGGTGAAGGCTCGGGTGGTACTGGGCAACGAACGCCCTCGCAGCCGACTGTTCAGCGTCGGCGGCAACTGGCTGCAACGACGCGAGTATCGCTCGATCACCGACGATCTCCAAGCGGTCGATGCGGTCACGCTCGACGACCTGCTAGCCGTACTGGCCAAGTATCCGCTGTCGCAACATTCCACGGCCGCGGTGGGACCATTGAGTTCAATTGCTGGACTCTAA
- a CDS encoding GH92 family glycosyl hydrolase: MFPPKTYLICTLLVLASTSTQAIAADERPVDLVNPQIDTHNSRWFYFSSACRPFGMVNLSPDTQTKGTWKSGYLYGDKKIRCFSHIHAWQLAGIPVMPTVGEFQGHKGMNAYQSEYSHDSEVARPGYHKVVLDRYKITAELTSTCRVGMHRYTFPASDDTYVLFDTGAFLAHGPMITSRIEQVNDREITGRVLMGGTDRRPKDTYVYFVAQFDKPFRQLIGWRDGKLLGESNMVDGPNSGAAVKFTTSEGEAVQMKLALSYTSIDGARKNLKSELPHWDFDRVRRESDQEWNQWLSRIQITGGTPEQRVKFYSDLWHALLGRRIVSDVDGSYCDMTGSEPRVRRKRLGADGKPLFPHYNFDALWGSHWSINILWSLVYPEVMDGTCETMVDMYRDGGLIPRGPSGGNYTYVMIGDPAVSFFACAYNKGIRGYDAQTAYEGLRKNAFVGGIRDHAGYEDDHPATGGGMKYYVERGYVPEGVEGKGGHRDGAAMTLEYAYQDWCLAQLAKGMGKQDDYEFFATRSQNYRKLWDAKSKLMRPREKSGEWIADFKPIAKGASTKGFCESNSMIYSNYVPHDMAGLIEMFGGPEAYRDFLNHSFEASEDQHYQAPHGEHASRLVDYDNQPGTAMAHLFNYCGAPWLSQKWVRKVKLEAFAGTTPYAGYNGDEDQGQMGALGVLMAIGLFEVDGGASVDPIYELTSPLFDRVTIQFDRRYYDGDQLTITTQHNSAENVYIQNTEWNASPLNRCWLSHRDVVQGGQLDFTLGPQPNKQWGLEEAPGIAP, encoded by the coding sequence ATGTTCCCTCCCAAGACTTACCTAATTTGCACACTACTGGTACTTGCCTCCACCAGCACTCAGGCGATCGCCGCGGACGAACGCCCCGTCGATCTGGTGAATCCTCAGATCGACACCCACAACTCGCGATGGTTTTACTTTTCGAGTGCTTGCCGCCCGTTCGGCATGGTGAACCTGAGTCCCGATACGCAAACCAAAGGGACTTGGAAATCGGGATACTTGTACGGTGATAAGAAGATTCGCTGCTTCAGTCACATCCACGCCTGGCAGTTGGCCGGCATTCCCGTAATGCCGACCGTCGGCGAGTTCCAAGGGCACAAAGGAATGAACGCCTACCAGTCGGAATACTCCCACGACAGCGAAGTCGCTCGCCCTGGCTACCACAAGGTGGTGCTCGACAGGTACAAGATCACGGCCGAACTCACTTCGACGTGCCGAGTGGGGATGCACCGATACACGTTTCCTGCGAGCGACGACACGTACGTGTTGTTCGACACCGGAGCGTTCCTCGCCCACGGGCCGATGATCACGTCGCGTATCGAGCAGGTGAACGATCGCGAAATCACCGGTCGCGTGTTGATGGGAGGAACCGATCGCCGGCCGAAAGATACCTACGTTTACTTTGTCGCCCAGTTCGATAAACCCTTCCGCCAACTCATTGGCTGGCGCGATGGCAAGCTACTTGGCGAGTCGAACATGGTCGATGGCCCCAACTCCGGCGCGGCAGTCAAGTTCACTACCAGCGAAGGCGAAGCCGTGCAGATGAAGCTGGCGCTGTCGTACACCAGCATCGATGGAGCCCGCAAAAACCTGAAAAGCGAGCTACCGCATTGGGACTTCGACCGCGTCCGGCGTGAGTCCGACCAAGAGTGGAACCAATGGCTCAGCCGCATTCAAATCACCGGCGGCACGCCCGAACAGCGGGTGAAGTTCTATTCCGACCTCTGGCATGCGCTGCTCGGTCGCAGGATCGTAAGCGATGTCGATGGTAGCTATTGCGACATGACTGGTAGCGAGCCCAGAGTGCGTCGCAAGCGACTCGGCGCGGATGGCAAGCCGCTATTCCCCCACTACAACTTCGACGCTTTGTGGGGAAGTCACTGGTCGATCAACATCCTGTGGTCGCTCGTGTATCCCGAAGTGATGGATGGCACCTGCGAGACGATGGTCGACATGTATCGCGATGGGGGACTCATCCCCCGCGGACCGTCCGGCGGCAACTACACCTACGTGATGATCGGCGATCCCGCGGTGTCGTTCTTTGCCTGTGCATACAACAAAGGTATTCGTGGGTACGACGCGCAAACCGCCTACGAAGGCTTGCGGAAGAATGCCTTCGTAGGGGGCATCCGCGACCACGCTGGCTACGAAGACGACCACCCCGCAACCGGCGGCGGTATGAAGTACTACGTCGAGCGGGGTTATGTTCCGGAAGGAGTGGAAGGCAAAGGGGGCCATCGCGACGGAGCAGCCATGACTCTCGAATACGCCTACCAGGACTGGTGCCTGGCTCAACTCGCCAAAGGCATGGGCAAGCAGGACGACTACGAGTTCTTCGCTACGCGATCGCAGAACTACCGCAAACTTTGGGATGCCAAGAGCAAGCTAATGCGGCCTCGTGAAAAGTCCGGCGAGTGGATTGCCGACTTCAAGCCGATTGCCAAGGGAGCCAGCACCAAAGGCTTTTGCGAGAGCAATAGCATGATCTACTCGAACTACGTTCCGCACGACATGGCGGGACTTATCGAGATGTTTGGCGGTCCCGAAGCCTATCGCGACTTTTTGAACCACTCGTTCGAAGCGAGCGAAGACCAACACTACCAGGCTCCACATGGCGAGCACGCGAGCCGCTTGGTGGACTACGACAACCAGCCCGGCACGGCGATGGCCCATTTGTTTAACTACTGTGGTGCCCCTTGGCTTTCGCAAAAATGGGTTCGCAAAGTTAAACTGGAAGCGTTCGCGGGCACCACTCCCTACGCTGGTTACAATGGCGACGAGGACCAGGGTCAAATGGGTGCCCTAGGAGTGTTGATGGCCATCGGATTGTTCGAGGTCGACGGTGGAGCCTCGGTCGATCCGATCTACGAATTAACGTCCCCCTTGTTCGATCGGGTCACGATTCAGTTTGATCGCCGGTATTACGATGGCGATCAGCTGACGATCACGACGCAACACAATTCTGCGGAGAACGTTTACATTCAAAATACAGAGTGGAATGCTTCGCCGCTTAATCGTTGCTGGCTATCGCATCGCGACGTCGTTCAAGGAGGCCAGCTCGATTTCACTCTTGGCCCGCAACCGAACAAGCAATGGGGACTCGAAGAGGCTCCTGGCATCGCTCCCTAA